In a genomic window of Streptomyces sp. NBC_01142:
- a CDS encoding EF-hand domain-containing protein — MADIEEARRAFERYDLNGDGLITAAEYKSVMAQLGDFNVTETVAEAVIKTKDANGDGQLTFDEFWASLNKA; from the coding sequence GTGGCGGACATCGAAGAGGCGCGCAGGGCGTTCGAGCGCTACGACCTGAACGGCGACGGGCTGATCACCGCGGCCGAGTACAAGAGCGTGATGGCGCAGCTGGGCGACTTCAATGTCACCGAGACGGTCGCCGAAGCAGTGATCAAGACCAAGGACGCCAACGGCGACGGTCAGCTGACCTTCGACGAGTTCTGGGCCTCGCTGAACAAGGCCTGA
- a CDS encoding L-serine ammonia-lyase: MAISVFDLFSIGIGPSSSHTVGPMRAARIFAGRLKKDGLLAQTASVRAELFGSLGATGHGHGTPKAVLLGLEGHSPRTVNVETADAEVERIRQTGRLRLMGAEIGTAHEIDFDEPNQLILHRRRALPYHANGMTLFAYDGSGTPLLEKTYYSVGGGFVVDEDAVGEDRIKLDDTVLKYPFRTGDELLRLTQETGLSISALMLENEKAWRTEEEIREGLLEIWRVMQACVSRGMSREGILPGGLKVRRRAANSARQLRAEGDPLARAMEWITLYAMAVNEENAAGGRVVTAPTNGAAGIIPAVLHYYMNFVPGADEEGIVRFMLSAGAIGMLFKENASISGAEVGCQGEVGSACSMAAGALAEVLGGTPEQVENAAEIGMEHNLGLTCDPVGGLVQIPCIERNGMAAVKAVTAAKMAMRGDGSHKVSLDKVIKTMKETGADMSVKYKETARGGLAVNIIEC; encoded by the coding sequence GTGGCCATCTCCGTCTTCGATCTCTTCTCCATCGGCATCGGCCCGTCGTCCTCGCATACGGTCGGCCCGATGCGGGCGGCCCGCATTTTCGCCGGCCGCCTCAAGAAGGACGGACTGCTCGCCCAGACGGCCTCGGTCCGCGCCGAGCTCTTCGGCTCACTGGGTGCGACGGGTCACGGTCACGGGACGCCCAAGGCCGTACTGCTCGGTCTGGAGGGCCACTCTCCCCGCACGGTCAACGTCGAGACGGCGGACGCCGAGGTGGAGCGCATCCGGCAGACCGGCCGGCTGCGTCTGATGGGCGCGGAGATAGGGACGGCTCACGAGATCGACTTCGACGAGCCGAACCAGCTGATCCTGCACCGGCGCCGTGCCCTGCCCTACCACGCGAACGGCATGACGCTCTTCGCGTACGACGGCTCCGGCACCCCGCTGCTGGAGAAGACGTACTACTCGGTGGGCGGCGGTTTCGTCGTCGACGAGGACGCCGTCGGCGAGGACCGGATCAAGCTCGACGACACCGTGCTGAAGTACCCCTTCCGCACCGGCGACGAGCTGCTGCGGCTCACCCAGGAGACCGGCCTGTCCATCTCCGCCCTGATGCTGGAGAACGAGAAGGCCTGGCGCACCGAGGAGGAGATCCGCGAGGGGCTGCTGGAGATCTGGCGGGTCATGCAGGCCTGCGTCTCGCGCGGCATGTCCCGCGAGGGCATCCTGCCCGGCGGTCTCAAGGTCCGCCGCCGTGCGGCCAACTCGGCCCGCCAGCTGCGCGCCGAGGGCGACCCGCTGGCCCGCGCGATGGAGTGGATCACTCTGTACGCGATGGCCGTGAACGAGGAGAACGCCGCCGGCGGCCGCGTCGTCACCGCCCCCACCAACGGTGCCGCGGGCATCATCCCGGCCGTCCTGCACTACTACATGAACTTCGTGCCCGGTGCGGACGAGGAGGGCATCGTCCGCTTCATGCTCTCCGCCGGCGCGATCGGCATGCTCTTCAAGGAGAACGCCTCGATCTCCGGCGCCGAGGTCGGCTGCCAGGGTGAGGTCGGCTCCGCCTGCTCGATGGCGGCGGGCGCGCTCGCCGAGGTACTCGGCGGCACCCCCGAGCAGGTCGAGAACGCCGCCGAGATCGGCATGGAGCACAACCTGGGTCTGACCTGCGACCCGGTCGGCGGTCTGGTCCAGATCCCCTGCATCGAGCGCAACGGCATGGCGGCGGTCAAGGCCGTCACGGCCGCGAAGATGGCGATGCGCGGCGACGGCAGCCACAAGGTCTCCCTCGACAAGGTCATCAAGACCATGAAGGAGACCGGCGCGGACATGTCGGTGAAGTACAAGGAGACCGCGCGCGGCGGCCTCGCGGTGAACATCATCGAGTGCTGA
- the glyA gene encoding serine hydroxymethyltransferase encodes MSLLNTPLHELDPDVAAAVDAELHRQQSTLEMIASENFAPVAVMEAQGSVLTNKYAEGYPGRRYYGGCEHVDVVEQIAIDRIKALFGAEHANVQPHSGAQANAAAMFALLKPGDTIMGLNLAHGGHLTHGMKINFSGKLYNVVAYHVDLETGQVDMAEVERLAKESRPKLIVAGWSAYPRQLDFAAFRRIADEVGAYLMVDMAHFAGLVAAGLHPNPVPHAHVVTTTTHKTLGGPRGGVILSTQELAKKINSAVFPGQQGGPLEHVIAAKAVSFKIAASEEFKERQQRTLDGARILAERLVQADVTEHGVSVLSGGTDVHLVLVDLRNSELDGQQAEDRLHEVGITVNRNAIPNDPRPPMVTSGLRIGTPALATRGFEEEDFREVADVIAEALKPTYDTEALKARVSALAAKHPLYPSL; translated from the coding sequence ATGTCGCTTCTCAACACCCCGCTCCACGAGCTGGACCCGGATGTCGCCGCTGCTGTCGACGCCGAGCTCCACCGTCAGCAGTCCACCCTCGAGATGATCGCCTCGGAGAACTTCGCTCCGGTCGCGGTCATGGAGGCCCAGGGCTCCGTCCTCACCAACAAGTACGCCGAGGGCTACCCGGGCCGCCGCTACTACGGCGGCTGCGAGCACGTCGATGTCGTCGAGCAGATCGCCATCGACCGCATCAAGGCGCTGTTCGGCGCCGAGCACGCCAACGTCCAGCCCCACTCGGGCGCCCAGGCGAACGCGGCCGCGATGTTCGCGCTGCTCAAGCCGGGCGACACGATCATGGGTCTCAACCTCGCCCACGGCGGGCACCTGACCCACGGCATGAAGATCAACTTCTCCGGCAAGCTCTACAACGTGGTCGCGTACCACGTGGACCTCGAGACCGGTCAGGTCGACATGGCCGAGGTCGAGCGCCTCGCCAAGGAGTCCCGCCCGAAGCTGATCGTGGCCGGCTGGTCGGCGTACCCGCGTCAGCTGGACTTCGCCGCCTTCCGCCGGATCGCGGACGAGGTCGGCGCGTACCTGATGGTCGACATGGCCCACTTCGCGGGTCTCGTCGCCGCCGGTCTGCACCCCAACCCGGTGCCGCACGCCCATGTCGTCACCACCACCACGCACAAGACCCTCGGCGGTCCGCGCGGCGGTGTGATCCTGTCGACGCAGGAGCTCGCCAAGAAGATCAACTCCGCGGTCTTCCCCGGTCAGCAGGGCGGTCCGCTGGAGCACGTCATCGCGGCGAAGGCGGTCTCCTTCAAGATCGCGGCCTCCGAGGAATTCAAGGAGCGCCAGCAGCGCACGCTGGACGGTGCCCGCATCCTCGCCGAGCGCCTCGTCCAGGCCGACGTGACCGAGCACGGCGTCTCCGTCCTCTCCGGCGGCACGGACGTCCACCTGGTCCTCGTCGACCTGCGCAACTCCGAGCTGGACGGCCAGCAGGCCGAGGACCGCCTCCACGAGGTCGGCATCACGGTCAACCGCAACGCCATCCCGAACGACCCGCGGCCGCCGATGGTCACCTCGGGTCTGCGGATCGGCACCCCGGCGCTGGCCACCCGCGGCTTCGAGGAGGAGGACTTCCGCGAGGTCGCGGACGTCATCGCCGAGGCACTGAAGCCGACGTACGACACCGAGGCACTGAAGGCGCGCGTCTCGGCGCTCGCCGCGAAGCACCCGCTGTACCCGTCGCTCTGA
- the gcvH gene encoding glycine cleavage system protein GcvH, with product MSNPQQLRYSKEHEWLSAAEDGVSTVGITEHAANALGDVVYVQLPVVGDTVTAGETCGELESTKSVSDLYSPVSGEITEANEDVVNDPSLVNSAPFEGGWLFKVRVSGEPKDLLSADEYSEFSGN from the coding sequence ATGAGCAACCCCCAGCAGCTGCGCTACAGCAAGGAGCACGAGTGGCTGTCGGCCGCCGAGGACGGCGTGTCGACGGTCGGTATCACCGAGCACGCGGCCAACGCGCTCGGCGATGTCGTGTACGTCCAGCTCCCGGTGGTCGGCGACACGGTGACCGCGGGCGAGACCTGCGGTGAGCTGGAGTCGACCAAGTCGGTCAGCGATCTGTACTCCCCGGTCAGCGGTGAGATCACCGAAGCCAACGAGGACGTCGTCAACGACCCGTCGCTGGTGAACTCCGCCCCCTTCGAGGGCGGCTGGCTCTTCAAGGTGCGCGTCAGCGGGGAGCCGAAGGATCTGCTCTCCGCGGACGAGTACTCCGAGTTCTCCGGTAACTGA
- the gcvT gene encoding glycine cleavage system aminomethyltransferase GcvT: MSNAPRLTALDAVHRSLGATMTDFAGWDMPLRYGSERDEHNAVRTKAGLFDLSHMGEITVTGPQAAALLDYALVGNIGGVAVGRARYTMICRPDGGILDDLIVYRLGGSETPEYLVVANAGNAQVVLDALTERAAGFDAEVRDDRDAYALIAVQGPESPGILKSLTDADLDGLKYYAGLPGTVAGVPALIARTGYTGEDGFELFVEPQHAEKLWVALTEAGAPAGLIPCGLSCRDTLRLEAGMPLYGHELTTALTPFDAGLGRVVKFEKEGDFVGRTALTAAAERAESSPPRKLVGLIAEGRRVPRAGYQVVAGGQVVGEVTSGAPSPTLGKPIAIAYVDAAHAAPGSEGVGVDIRGAHEPYEVVALPFYKRQK; the protein is encoded by the coding sequence ATGAGCAACGCCCCCCGTCTGACCGCCCTCGATGCCGTGCACCGTTCGCTGGGCGCGACCATGACCGACTTCGCGGGCTGGGACATGCCGCTGCGGTACGGCAGCGAGCGCGACGAGCACAACGCCGTCCGTACCAAGGCCGGTCTTTTCGACCTCTCCCACATGGGTGAGATCACCGTCACCGGACCGCAGGCCGCCGCGCTGCTCGACTACGCGCTGGTCGGCAACATCGGCGGCGTCGCCGTCGGCCGCGCCCGCTACACCATGATCTGCCGCCCGGACGGCGGAATCCTCGACGACCTGATCGTCTACCGCCTCGGCGGGAGCGAGACCCCCGAATACCTCGTCGTCGCCAACGCGGGCAACGCCCAGGTGGTGCTCGACGCCCTCACGGAGCGGGCGGCCGGTTTCGACGCCGAGGTCCGCGACGACCGTGACGCGTACGCGCTGATCGCCGTCCAGGGCCCCGAGTCCCCCGGCATCCTGAAGTCGCTGACCGACGCCGACCTCGACGGGCTGAAGTACTACGCGGGTCTGCCCGGCACGGTGGCCGGAGTTCCCGCGCTGATCGCCCGTACGGGCTACACCGGCGAGGACGGCTTCGAACTCTTCGTCGAGCCGCAGCACGCCGAGAAGCTCTGGGTGGCGCTGACCGAGGCCGGCGCCCCGGCCGGTCTGATCCCCTGCGGCCTCTCCTGCCGCGACACGCTGCGCCTGGAGGCGGGCATGCCGCTGTACGGGCATGAGCTGACGACCGCGCTGACGCCCTTCGACGCCGGTCTCGGCCGGGTCGTCAAGTTCGAGAAGGAAGGCGACTTCGTCGGGCGTACGGCTCTGACGGCCGCCGCCGAGCGCGCCGAGTCCAGCCCGCCGCGCAAGCTCGTCGGCCTGATCGCCGAGGGGCGCCGCGTTCCCCGCGCCGGCTACCAGGTCGTCGCCGGCGGCCAGGTCGTCGGCGAGGTCACCTCGGGCGCGCCGTCGCCCACGCTGGGCAAGCCGATCGCCATCGCATACGTGGACGCGGCGCACGCCGCGCCGGGCAGCGAGGGCGTCGGCGTCGACATCCGCGGCGCCCACGAGCCGTACGAGGTCGTCGCGCTGCCGTTCTACAAGCGCCAGAAGTGA
- a CDS encoding AAA family ATPase encodes MTLQRPEAYATTAGVPARRLFGAPAPVLRDLRDRSGRSPRSLDFAAGDVVVVSGLPGSGKSTLIRRAASSRGIDSQDTRDRWGARMPRLLPYAVYRPLVRIAHYAGLRRVLRSGESVVVHDCGTQAWVRRWLAREVRRRGSGLHLVLLDVTPAVAREGQRERGRGVSGYAFARHRRAVGRLIADAESGSLPKGCASAVLLDRDAAGTLTRIGFEGP; translated from the coding sequence ATGACGTTGCAGCGGCCCGAGGCTTACGCAACGACCGCGGGGGTGCCCGCCCGGCGGCTGTTCGGGGCGCCCGCGCCCGTCCTGCGCGACCTGAGGGACCGGTCCGGGCGCAGCCCGCGCAGCCTGGACTTCGCCGCGGGTGACGTGGTGGTCGTCTCCGGCCTGCCCGGCAGCGGGAAGTCCACCCTGATCCGGCGGGCGGCCAGCAGCCGGGGAATCGACTCGCAGGACACCCGGGACCGGTGGGGCGCGCGGATGCCGCGGCTGCTGCCGTACGCCGTCTACCGCCCGCTCGTACGGATCGCGCACTACGCCGGACTGCGACGCGTACTGCGCTCGGGCGAGAGCGTCGTCGTGCACGACTGCGGCACCCAGGCGTGGGTACGGCGGTGGCTGGCCCGTGAGGTCCGCCGCCGCGGGAGCGGCCTTCACCTGGTGCTGCTCGATGTCACCCCCGCCGTCGCCCGTGAGGGCCAGCGCGAGCGCGGCCGCGGAGTCTCCGGCTACGCCTTCGCCCGGCACCGCCGCGCGGTGGGCCGCCTGATCGCCGACGCGGAGTCCGGCAGCCTGCCCAAGGGCTGCGCCTCGGCAGTCCTCCTCGACCGCGACGCGGCGGGCACGCTGACCCGGATCGGCTTCGAGGGCCCGTAG
- a CDS encoding enhanced serine sensitivity protein SseB encodes METPEHAHPYPHGGWPGNELEEVLGASLGNPSAGGRLVEVLGRSHVWVPLPNGGGPDSPALDLPTMEIDGAPYVPVYSSEQQFLQCVGSHMSFTVAPAREFARGLPPQLGIAVNPGGTVGTPLPPPAVAELCRVGRTLLDGPASGGRVRLFEPDWQEEPVDFLAAAAGEFEACGVVLTARRALASIEGDSPTLFIGVQLSSWEGADRNAPMDALGRALGRAQVGWPVSLVLLDVTQDPVGAWMLERVRPFYQRQHV; translated from the coding sequence ATGGAGACACCGGAGCACGCCCATCCGTATCCGCACGGCGGCTGGCCGGGGAACGAGCTCGAAGAGGTGCTCGGCGCCTCGCTCGGCAACCCCTCGGCCGGCGGGCGGCTGGTCGAGGTGCTCGGGCGCAGTCATGTCTGGGTGCCACTGCCCAACGGCGGCGGGCCCGACAGCCCCGCCCTCGATCTGCCCACGATGGAGATCGACGGGGCTCCCTACGTACCGGTCTACAGCTCCGAGCAGCAGTTCCTGCAGTGCGTCGGCAGCCATATGTCCTTCACCGTCGCCCCCGCCCGCGAGTTCGCCCGCGGACTGCCCCCGCAGCTCGGCATCGCCGTCAATCCGGGCGGCACCGTCGGCACCCCGCTGCCCCCGCCCGCCGTCGCCGAACTGTGCCGGGTGGGGCGCACGCTCCTCGACGGACCCGCGAGCGGCGGCAGGGTGCGGCTCTTCGAGCCCGACTGGCAGGAGGAACCCGTCGACTTCCTCGCCGCCGCGGCAGGCGAGTTCGAGGCCTGTGGCGTCGTACTGACCGCACGCCGCGCGCTCGCCTCCATCGAGGGCGACTCGCCGACCCTCTTCATCGGCGTCCAGCTCTCCTCCTGGGAGGGCGCCGACCGCAACGCCCCGATGGACGCGCTGGGTCGCGCACTGGGCCGGGCGCAGGTCGGCTGGCCGGTCAGCCTCGTTCTGCTGGACGTGACACAGGACCCCGTCGGCGCATGGATGCTGGAGCGGGTCCGGCCCTTCTATCAACGACAGCACGTGTAG
- a CDS encoding enhanced serine sensitivity protein SseB C-terminal domain-containing protein encodes MSASGTAAAGQVEHMLRQVTPGRYDAYEALLHAIADPSSGQIWMLLWHGQAGSPDAQYGNMEVDGVGYAPCVTSAQELAVSGWTRAHEVVTGPDIARALYPDRWGIWLNPHAPGGGVGIPWLDLRRIATGLDRMPAGPLRLSEPAIEIPHFYALLSQNAHRTPAVRSLRRAWVQPVLGAPYLAIGLDLYDTSRQSVEAVRAMMQQSIAAVPDGLPVSTVAMSDDYDPVSMWLRTNARPFYDRDAHGGAPAAGGYGYPPPHGR; translated from the coding sequence GTGAGTGCGTCAGGCACCGCGGCGGCCGGGCAGGTCGAGCACATGCTGCGCCAGGTGACTCCCGGACGCTATGACGCGTACGAGGCGCTGCTGCACGCGATCGCCGACCCGTCGAGCGGCCAGATCTGGATGCTCCTGTGGCACGGCCAGGCCGGCTCGCCCGACGCCCAGTACGGGAACATGGAGGTCGACGGCGTCGGTTACGCCCCCTGTGTGACCTCCGCCCAGGAACTCGCCGTCTCCGGCTGGACCCGCGCGCACGAAGTGGTCACCGGCCCGGACATCGCCCGCGCCCTGTACCCGGACCGCTGGGGAATCTGGCTCAACCCGCACGCCCCGGGCGGCGGCGTCGGCATTCCCTGGCTGGACCTGCGCCGTATCGCCACCGGCCTCGACCGGATGCCCGCGGGCCCCCTGCGGCTGTCCGAACCGGCCATCGAGATTCCGCACTTCTACGCCCTGCTCTCGCAGAACGCCCACCGCACGCCCGCGGTCCGCTCCCTGCGCCGCGCCTGGGTGCAGCCTGTGCTCGGTGCTCCCTATCTCGCCATCGGGCTCGATCTGTACGACACCAGCAGGCAGTCCGTGGAGGCGGTGCGCGCGATGATGCAGCAGTCGATCGCCGCCGTCCCGGACGGGCTGCCGGTCTCCACCGTCGCCATGTCCGACGACTACGACCCGGTGTCGATGTGGCTGCGGACCAATGCCCGGCCCTTCTACGACCGTGACGCCCACGGCGGCGCTCCCGCGGCCGGCGGCTACGGCTACCCGCCGCCCCACGGCCGCTGA
- a CDS encoding ABC transporter permease has product MTAPIETTGSQTDVAPEAVLKGVKSQQIEGRSLGQIAWTRFKRDKVAVAGGIVVVLLILIAAFSRPLQALLGLDPNQFHQDLIDPNTTLPTGDFGGMSWDHPLGVEPKFGRDILARILEGSWVSLVVAFGATVLSNAIGTVLGVIAGYYGGRVDMIISRLMDTFLAFPLLLFAIAISATLQGGAFGLEGLPLHILVLIFVIGFFNWPYIGRIVRGQALALREREFVDAARGMGARGPYILFKELLPNLVAPIIVYSTLLIPTNIIFEASLSFLGVGIQPPQASWGGMLDQAKDSFEVDPQYMVVPGLAIFVTVLAFNLLGDGLRDALDPRSRR; this is encoded by the coding sequence ATGACCGCACCCATTGAGACCACTGGATCGCAGACCGACGTTGCGCCCGAGGCTGTGCTGAAGGGCGTCAAGTCCCAGCAGATCGAGGGCCGTTCGCTCGGGCAGATCGCCTGGACGCGCTTCAAGCGCGACAAGGTGGCCGTCGCCGGCGGCATTGTCGTGGTGCTGCTCATCCTGATCGCCGCCTTCTCCAGACCGCTCCAGGCGCTGCTCGGGCTCGACCCGAACCAGTTCCATCAGGACCTCATCGACCCGAACACGACCCTGCCCACGGGTGATTTCGGTGGAATGAGCTGGGATCACCCGCTTGGTGTGGAGCCGAAGTTCGGCCGTGACATCCTCGCCCGCATCCTCGAGGGCTCCTGGGTGTCGCTGGTGGTGGCCTTCGGTGCGACGGTGCTCTCCAACGCGATCGGCACGGTCCTCGGTGTGATCGCCGGGTACTACGGCGGGCGGGTCGACATGATCATCAGCCGCCTGATGGACACTTTCCTGGCGTTCCCGCTGCTTCTCTTCGCCATCGCCATCTCCGCCACCCTGCAGGGCGGCGCCTTCGGCCTCGAGGGCTTGCCGCTGCACATCCTGGTGCTGATCTTCGTCATCGGCTTCTTCAACTGGCCCTATATCGGCCGTATCGTCCGCGGCCAGGCGCTGGCGCTGCGTGAGCGGGAGTTCGTGGACGCCGCGCGCGGGATGGGGGCACGTGGCCCGTACATCCTGTTCAAGGAGCTGCTGCCGAACCTCGTCGCGCCGATCATCGTCTACTCGACGCTGCTCATCCCGACCAACATCATCTTCGAAGCGTCGCTCAGCTTCCTCGGTGTCGGGATCCAGCCGCCCCAGGCCTCCTGGGGCGGAATGCTCGACCAGGCAAAGGACTCCTTCGAGGTCGACCCGCAGTACATGGTCGTGCCCGGCCTTGCCATCTTCGTCACCGTGCTGGCGTTCAACCTGCTCGGTGACGGCCTCCGGGATGCGCTCGATCCTCGCAGCCGCCGCTGA
- a CDS encoding ABC transporter substrate-binding protein, whose amino-acid sequence MRRSAVAAIAVISSASILLAGCSKAEDKDGGDAKGAGVNAATKGVVNASDKKGGTVTYAMADAPESFDPGNTYYAFIYNFSRLYARPLMTFKPAAGEAGNELVPDLAASKGTPTDGGKTWTYKLREGVKYDDGTVVTSKDVKYAVERSNFARDVLSLGPNYFQQLLDDPDKYKGPYKDKSDKGLSSIQTPDDNTIVFKLNKPFADFDYLVSAPQTAPVQKAKDKGVDYTKSIVSSGSYKFESYQEGKQVTLVRNPNWDAKTDPLRKQYPDKIVLNLKVAQSTIDKDLMAGTTHIDLGGKGVDTQTQAQVLGKPALKASTDNTAGGRLVYAAINTKVAPFNNVECRKAVQYAIDKVSTQTAMGGPIRGDIASTVLPTDIKGYEKADAYATPDNKGDTAKAKEHLKACGQEKGFKTVISARSDRQTEVDAATAIVESLKKVGIDASIKQYPSSKYFSDYAGVPTFTKKQGIGLMMMQWGSDWPTGYGYLQQIVHGKAIGQSGNTNLSELDDPAVNKLLDEAIANTDESARNTAYTEVDKKVMEQAVIVPLTYFKILLYRSPTATNLVSTAAFSGQYDYLNIGTTK is encoded by the coding sequence ATGCGAAGGTCAGCAGTGGCCGCAATCGCGGTCATCAGCAGTGCGAGCATCCTGCTCGCCGGCTGCAGTAAGGCCGAGGACAAGGACGGCGGCGACGCCAAGGGCGCCGGCGTCAATGCCGCCACGAAGGGGGTCGTCAACGCCTCCGACAAGAAGGGCGGCACGGTCACCTACGCGATGGCCGACGCCCCGGAGTCCTTCGACCCGGGCAACACGTACTACGCCTTCATCTACAACTTCAGCCGGCTCTACGCCCGCCCGCTGATGACCTTCAAGCCCGCTGCGGGCGAGGCGGGCAACGAGCTCGTCCCCGACCTGGCCGCGTCCAAGGGCACGCCGACCGACGGCGGCAAGACCTGGACGTACAAGCTCCGCGAGGGCGTCAAGTACGACGACGGCACCGTGGTGACCTCGAAGGACGTCAAGTACGCCGTCGAGCGCTCCAACTTCGCGCGTGATGTGCTGTCCCTCGGTCCGAACTACTTCCAGCAGCTGCTGGACGACCCGGACAAGTACAAGGGTCCGTACAAGGACAAGAGCGACAAGGGTCTGTCGTCCATCCAGACCCCGGACGACAACACCATCGTCTTCAAGCTCAACAAGCCCTTCGCGGACTTCGACTACCTGGTCAGCGCCCCGCAGACCGCCCCGGTGCAGAAGGCCAAGGACAAGGGCGTGGACTACACCAAGTCCATCGTGTCCTCGGGCTCGTACAAGTTCGAGTCCTACCAGGAGGGCAAGCAGGTCACCCTGGTCCGCAACCCGAACTGGGACGCCAAGACCGACCCGCTGCGCAAGCAGTACCCGGACAAGATCGTCCTGAACCTGAAGGTCGCGCAGTCGACCATCGACAAGGACCTGATGGCGGGCACCACGCACATCGACCTGGGCGGCAAGGGTGTCGACACCCAGACCCAGGCCCAGGTGCTCGGCAAGCCCGCGCTCAAGGCGAGCACCGACAACACCGCCGGTGGCCGTCTCGTCTACGCGGCGATCAACACGAAGGTCGCGCCGTTCAACAACGTCGAGTGCCGCAAGGCCGTGCAGTACGCCATCGACAAGGTCTCCACGCAGACCGCGATGGGTGGCCCGATCCGCGGTGACATCGCCAGCACCGTGCTGCCGACCGACATCAAGGGCTACGAGAAGGCCGACGCCTACGCCACCCCCGACAACAAGGGTGACACGGCCAAGGCCAAGGAGCACCTGAAGGCCTGTGGCCAGGAGAAGGGCTTCAAGACGGTCATCTCCGCGCGCAGCGACCGCCAGACCGAGGTCGACGCGGCCACCGCGATCGTCGAGTCCCTCAAGAAGGTCGGCATCGACGCGAGCATCAAGCAGTACCCGTCGAGCAAGTACTTCTCGGACTACGCGGGTGTCCCGACCTTCACCAAGAAGCAGGGCATCGGCCTCATGATGATGCAGTGGGGTTCCGACTGGCCCACCGGCTACGGCTACCTGCAGCAGATCGTGCACGGCAAGGCCATCGGTCAGTCCGGTAACACGAACCTGTCCGAGCTGGACGACCCGGCCGTCAACAAGCTCCTCGACGAGGCCATCGCGAACACCGACGAGTCGGCCCGCAACACGGCCTACACCGAGGTCGACAAGAAGGTCATGGAGCAGGCGGTCATCGTCCCGCTGACCTACTTCAAGATCCTTCTGTACCGCTCGCCGACCGCCACCAACCTGGTGTCCACGGCTGCCTTCAGCGGTCAGTACGACTACCTCAACATCGGCACCACGAAGTAG
- a CDS encoding ABC transporter permease: MISYILRRTIAAVILLLVVTAVTFAIFFLLPRMAGQTVDQLAQQYIGKNPTPEDIAAVKRNLGLDQPIYTQYWEFIKGIVVGAEYDLGPTTAHCNAPCFGYSFKDHLEVWPQLTDRLPVTISLASGAAVIWLLSGVTAGVISALKPGSIFDRAAMSVALAGVSLPMFFTGQLALLLFSYKLEIFGRTYVAFTENPAQWANTLFLPWCSLALLYSAIYARLTRSGMLETMNEDFIRTARAKGLRERTVVGRHGLRAALTPIITVFGMDVGLLLGGALITESVFSLHGIGEYAVQGITANDLPPILGVTLVAAFFVVICNLLVDLLYAAVDPRVRLS, translated from the coding sequence GTGATTTCGTACATCCTCCGCCGGACAATCGCAGCAGTGATCCTGCTCCTGGTTGTCACCGCGGTCACCTTCGCCATCTTCTTCCTGCTGCCGAGGATGGCCGGCCAGACCGTCGACCAGCTGGCACAGCAGTACATCGGCAAGAACCCCACGCCCGAGGACATCGCGGCAGTCAAGCGGAACCTCGGCCTGGACCAGCCCATCTACACCCAGTACTGGGAGTTCATCAAGGGGATCGTCGTCGGTGCCGAGTACGACCTCGGCCCCACCACCGCGCACTGCAACGCACCCTGCTTCGGCTACTCCTTCAAGGACCACCTCGAGGTCTGGCCCCAGCTGACCGACCGCCTGCCGGTGACCATCTCGCTGGCCAGCGGCGCAGCGGTGATCTGGCTGCTCTCCGGAGTGACCGCCGGTGTCATTTCCGCGCTCAAGCCCGGCTCGATCTTCGACCGCGCCGCCATGAGCGTCGCGCTCGCCGGCGTCTCGCTCCCCATGTTCTTCACCGGCCAGCTGGCCCTGCTGCTGTTCAGCTACAAGCTGGAGATCTTCGGCAGAACCTACGTTGCTTTCACCGAGAATCCCGCGCAATGGGCCAACACCCTGTTCCTGCCGTGGTGTTCGCTCGCGCTGCTCTACTCGGCGATCTACGCCCGGCTCACCCGCTCCGGCATGCTGGAGACGATGAACGAGGACTTCATCCGTACCGCACGTGCCAAGGGCCTGCGGGAGCGGACGGTCGTCGGCCGGCACGGACTGCGTGCGGCGCTCACCCCGATCATCACCGTCTTCGGCATGGACGTCGGTCTGCTGCTCGGAGGTGCGCTGATCACCGAATCGGTGTTCTCGCTGCACGGAATCGGCGAATACGCGGTCCAGGGAATCACGGCCAACGACCTGCCGCCGATCCTCGGCGTCACCCTCGTTGCCGCCTTCTTCGTCGTGATCTGCAATCTCCTGGTGGACCTGCTGTACGCCGCCGTCGACCCGCGGGTGAGGCTCTCGTGA